Proteins encoded together in one Oceanobacillus iheyensis HTE831 window:
- a CDS encoding chemotaxis protein CheW, with translation MVQEMIKSQKMIVFDLEGGEYALPVEWIGSIESMMPITRIPHKEDYVKGVINLRGVVIPVIDLRLRLERTKTDINEDKRIIISRVGDQEVGLIVDEANDVIDIPENIIEDAPEVIDSVKPEYISGVAKVDERLLILLDMHHILSLNSEDSTWMEEEDE, from the coding sequence ATGGTACAAGAAATGATAAAGAGCCAAAAAATGATTGTTTTTGATTTAGAAGGTGGGGAATATGCACTTCCAGTTGAGTGGATTGGTTCTATAGAAAGTATGATGCCGATTACTCGAATACCGCACAAAGAAGATTATGTAAAAGGAGTTATCAATCTTCGAGGAGTCGTTATCCCAGTTATTGATTTACGTTTAAGGTTAGAAAGAACGAAAACAGATATTAACGAAGACAAGCGAATTATCATTTCAAGAGTTGGTGACCAAGAAGTAGGATTAATTGTTGATGAGGCAAATGATGTAATTGATATTCCAGAAAACATTATCGAAGATGCTCCAGAAGTTATTGATTCGGTGAAACCGGAATATATAAGCGGAGTAGCGAAAGTAGATGAACGATTATTAATTTTACTAGATATGCATCACATCTTATCACTAAACTCAGAAGATTCAACCTGGATGGAAGAAGAGGATGAATAG
- a CDS encoding chemotaxis protein CheC — MNRKKLNEDQRDLLREIGNIGAGNAATALSQLLNQKVDMKVPKVNVVGFDEVMDLIGGPEKTIVGLMFRINGDIPGTVYVILQIEEAEYLVRKLTNNPDYSLFDNNENQEIAISALSEIGNILTGNYLSALSDFTTMNIQPSVPYLGIDMAGAILTVGLIEISHTNDYVIIIDTEMHQDDKKFEKISGNFLFIPDPESFRKLFTKLGIDYND, encoded by the coding sequence ATGAATAGAAAAAAATTAAATGAAGACCAGCGTGACTTGTTAAGAGAAATTGGCAATATTGGTGCGGGTAATGCTGCCACTGCTTTATCTCAGTTGCTGAATCAAAAGGTTGATATGAAAGTACCAAAGGTAAATGTAGTAGGTTTTGATGAAGTGATGGATTTGATTGGTGGTCCAGAAAAGACAATAGTTGGGTTAATGTTTCGTATTAATGGCGACATTCCTGGGACAGTATATGTAATTTTACAAATTGAAGAAGCAGAATATCTAGTACGTAAATTGACAAATAATCCTGATTATTCCTTGTTTGATAATAATGAAAATCAAGAAATCGCCATATCTGCATTAAGTGAGATTGGCAATATATTGACAGGGAATTATTTATCAGCTCTTTCTGATTTTACTACCATGAATATTCAACCTTCTGTCCCTTACTTAGGTATCGATATGGCTGGGGCTATTTTGACAGTAGGTTTGATTGAAATCTCACACACAAATGATTATGTAATTATTATTGATACAGAAATGCATCAAGATGATAAAAAGTTTGAAAAAATCAGTGGGAATTTTCTATTTATACCGGATCCAGAATCATTCCGTAAATTATTTACAAAGTTAGGGATTGACTATAATGACTAG
- a CDS encoding chemotaxis protein CheD → MTSIETTVVKVGIADLKIIQFPQLIRTSGLGSCVGTVIYDDKKEIAGLSHVLLPYSQQGKQANTNPYKYADTAISYLYNELLKRGANQSSLKAKLAGGAQMFQLRTGSDLMRIGPRNVESVELALAEFGIPIVSKDVGGNLGRTIEFDPRSKLLAVRKINQEVIMI, encoded by the coding sequence ATGACTAGTATTGAAACAACTGTTGTAAAAGTAGGTATTGCTGATTTGAAAATCATTCAATTTCCCCAATTGATTCGTACTTCAGGATTGGGATCTTGTGTGGGCACAGTTATATATGATGATAAAAAAGAGATTGCTGGACTATCGCATGTATTACTACCTTATTCACAACAAGGGAAACAAGCAAATACAAATCCTTATAAATATGCAGATACAGCTATTTCTTATCTATACAATGAACTTTTAAAACGAGGAGCAAATCAATCTTCATTAAAGGCTAAATTAGCCGGGGGAGCTCAAATGTTTCAACTACGTACGGGTTCTGATTTGATGAGAATTGGACCGAGAAATGTAGAATCCGTAGAACTTGCATTAGCTGAATTTGGTATACCGATTGTAAGCAAGGATGTTGGGGGTAACCTAGGGAGAACAATTGAATTTGATCCTAGATCAAAATTACTTGCTGTTCGTAAAATAAATCAAGAAGTAATAATGATTTAA
- a CDS encoding FliA/WhiG family RNA polymerase sigma factor, with the protein MNMTNSPLEQKLWDKWKNHQDGEAANQLINNYMYLVNYHTERIASHLPNNVVKDDIRSFGILGLYDALKKFDPSRDLKFDTYASFRIKGSIMDGLRKEDWLPRSIREKTKKVEQAMEEYEQSYQREANSSEIANLTGMTTEEVETTMKDALFSNILSIEEKPKGNSDQLKEGIGYSISDERAILPENHIVNEELKEELIQGIKLLNEKEQLVVSLFYNEELTFTEIGQVVGLTTSRISQIHKRSIFKLKKTLEKVQAM; encoded by the coding sequence GTGAATATGACAAATTCTCCTCTGGAACAAAAGTTATGGGACAAATGGAAAAATCATCAAGATGGGGAAGCGGCCAATCAATTGATTAATAATTATATGTATCTTGTTAACTATCATACTGAGAGAATAGCAAGTCACCTTCCGAATAATGTAGTGAAAGATGATATTAGAAGTTTTGGAATTCTCGGTCTATATGATGCTCTTAAGAAATTTGATCCTTCCAGAGATTTGAAATTTGATACGTATGCTTCTTTTCGAATAAAAGGTTCTATTATGGATGGTTTAAGAAAAGAAGATTGGTTACCTCGATCTATACGAGAAAAAACAAAAAAAGTTGAACAAGCAATGGAAGAATATGAACAAAGCTATCAAAGGGAAGCAAATTCATCAGAGATTGCTAATCTAACAGGAATGACAACTGAAGAAGTAGAAACTACGATGAAAGATGCGTTATTTAGTAATATTTTATCTATTGAAGAAAAACCAAAAGGTAACTCCGATCAATTAAAGGAAGGCATTGGGTATTCGATATCAGATGAAAGAGCTATATTACCAGAAAACCATATTGTTAATGAAGAATTAAAAGAAGAGCTTATCCAAGGTATCAAACTATTGAATGAAAAAGAGCAATTGGTGGTCAGTCTGTTTTATAATGAAGAACTTACATTTACTGAAATTGGCCAGGTGGTTGGCTTAACCACGTCGAGAATCTCTCAAATTCACAAACGATCTATCTTTAAATTGAAAAAAACGTTAGAAAAAGTCCAAGCCATGTAG
- a CDS encoding DUF342 domain-containing protein, translating to MKVDNPWRIYTSKDKMAAYIEIEKEAFLEEDAVLIHESIEKQLHDQGIVHGIKDSKLTSIDLSVNEPILIAEGKKPINGEDGRLEILANLDTSINRRDHWDYREVMRIPNVTKGQLLAKLILPKQGIDGLDVTGRVLKAKDGKPKKVRAGKNVVWKEDVHSFFAASDGQISINNQQIQVLPVFKVNESISMKTGNLDFVGNIEIHGDVPSGFEMKAEGDIRIHGVVEGAKIIAGGSVFIMEGIAGKNIGSIQAGNDIILGYCNHSFIQAGNDLYVEKSILHSDCTVIGHVYCKLGNIIGGSVSAGKTMEAKDIGNRLGIKTEIAFGINKNEYEKEKQLIYQKNKLEEDAKKIKSLGQRLRNGSAENNQKLRLSLLRQRNLLKQTEEEIHLIDQSLLVIQSTIGSEHEASLIVRNFIHPNVIISFGKYKRIIKSAHHFVKIKVSKNEIDIIPLFE from the coding sequence ATGAAAGTAGATAATCCGTGGAGAATTTATACGAGTAAAGACAAAATGGCAGCCTATATAGAAATAGAGAAAGAGGCATTTCTAGAAGAAGATGCAGTGTTAATTCACGAATCAATTGAAAAACAACTTCATGATCAAGGAATAGTACATGGTATCAAGGACAGTAAACTGACTAGCATCGATTTATCCGTTAATGAACCTATTCTAATTGCAGAAGGTAAAAAACCAATAAATGGTGAGGATGGGAGATTGGAAATTCTTGCTAATCTAGACACTTCTATTAATAGAAGGGACCATTGGGATTATCGAGAAGTTATGCGAATACCTAATGTGACAAAAGGTCAACTGCTTGCCAAATTAATCCTACCTAAACAAGGCATAGATGGACTAGATGTTACCGGAAGAGTTCTAAAAGCAAAAGATGGAAAACCCAAAAAGGTACGAGCTGGTAAAAATGTGGTTTGGAAAGAAGATGTCCATTCTTTTTTTGCCGCTAGTGATGGGCAAATTAGTATAAATAATCAGCAAATTCAAGTATTACCTGTATTTAAGGTAAATGAATCTATATCCATGAAGACGGGGAATTTGGATTTTGTCGGTAATATTGAAATACATGGAGATGTACCTTCTGGCTTTGAGATGAAGGCTGAAGGAGATATACGTATACATGGCGTGGTTGAAGGTGCAAAAATAATAGCTGGTGGATCTGTCTTTATTATGGAAGGAATAGCCGGAAAAAATATTGGGAGTATCCAGGCTGGCAATGATATTATCCTTGGTTATTGTAATCATTCCTTTATTCAGGCGGGGAATGATCTATATGTAGAAAAGTCCATTCTTCATAGTGATTGTACAGTAATTGGACATGTGTATTGTAAATTAGGGAATATAATAGGTGGATCGGTATCTGCAGGGAAAACAATGGAAGCGAAAGACATCGGAAATCGATTAGGAATAAAAACGGAAATTGCATTTGGAATTAACAAGAATGAATACGAAAAGGAAAAACAATTAATTTATCAAAAGAACAAGTTAGAAGAAGATGCTAAGAAAATAAAGAGTCTTGGGCAGCGATTACGTAATGGAAGTGCAGAAAATAATCAGAAGTTGCGTTTATCATTGTTACGCCAACGCAATTTATTAAAACAAACAGAGGAAGAGATCCATTTAATTGATCAATCTTTACTCGTAATTCAATCGACGATTGGTTCTGAACATGAAGCGTCTTTAATCGTCCGTAACTTTATTCATCCTAATGTCATTATTTCTTTTGGAAAGTATAAGAGAATTATTAAAAGTGCGCATCACTTTGTTAAAATAAAAGTATCAAAGAATGAAATTGATATTATTCCTTTATTTGAATAG
- a CDS encoding DUF6115 domain-containing protein — translation MSSLLWIVSFLLHMIALLAIYKLLQQVQHLKQQSISESNMDSKLKQYIEEIKQENRSLEAYMYKGRTNQKQQDDYIHEESEETKIVDPQTVQQDDQSKEDYWSEDAEDTVEASLDARVLQLYNQGKSIDEIASELKCGKTEAEIIIKLHQKNM, via the coding sequence ATGTCTTCACTATTATGGATTGTCAGTTTTCTTTTACATATGATTGCCTTACTAGCAATTTACAAATTATTACAACAAGTTCAACATTTAAAGCAACAATCTATCTCTGAATCGAATATGGATTCAAAATTAAAACAATACATAGAAGAAATCAAGCAAGAGAATAGAAGTCTAGAAGCTTATATGTATAAAGGACGCACTAATCAAAAGCAACAAGATGATTATATTCACGAAGAAAGTGAAGAAACAAAGATAGTCGATCCACAGACGGTACAACAGGATGACCAATCAAAAGAGGACTACTGGAGTGAAGATGCAGAAGATACAGTAGAAGCATCATTAGATGCAAGGGTATTACAACTGTATAATCAAGGTAAATCAATTGACGAAATTGCAAGTGAATTGAAATGCGGTAAAACAGAAGCGGAGATTATTATAAAGCTCCACCAAAAAAATATGTAA
- the rpsB gene encoding 30S ribosomal protein S2, with product MAAISMKQLLEAGVHFGHQTRRWNPKMKKYIFTERNGIYIIDLQKTVKKVDEAYNYVKEIASNGGTILFVGTKKQAQDSVRDEAIRSGMYFVNQRWLGGTLTNFQTIRKRINRLKSIEKMEEDGTFEVLPKKEVVNLLKEKERLVKFLGGIKEMNKLPDALFVIDPRKERIAIAEAHKLNIPIIGIVDTNCDPDEIDYVIPANDDAIRAVKLLTSKMADAILEVKQGEETEVVEEEANEAVAEEEAAEEVSTQE from the coding sequence ATGGCAGCAATTTCAATGAAACAATTGCTAGAAGCTGGTGTACATTTTGGACACCAAACTCGTCGTTGGAACCCGAAAATGAAGAAATATATCTTCACGGAGCGTAACGGCATTTACATCATCGACTTACAAAAAACAGTTAAAAAAGTGGATGAAGCATATAACTACGTAAAGGAAATCGCATCAAACGGCGGTACAATTCTTTTCGTTGGTACAAAAAAACAAGCACAAGATTCTGTGCGTGATGAAGCAATCCGTTCAGGTATGTATTTTGTGAATCAACGTTGGTTAGGTGGAACATTAACAAACTTCCAAACTATCCGCAAACGTATTAATCGATTGAAATCCATTGAAAAAATGGAAGAAGACGGTACATTCGAAGTACTACCTAAAAAAGAAGTTGTAAACTTATTAAAAGAAAAAGAACGTTTAGTGAAATTCCTTGGTGGAATTAAAGAAATGAACAAGCTTCCTGATGCATTATTTGTAATCGACCCTCGTAAAGAGCGTATTGCAATTGCTGAAGCTCATAAACTAAACATTCCAATCATCGGTATTGTAGATACAAACTGTGATCCAGATGAAATTGACTACGTAATTCCAGCTAATGACGACGCTATCCGCGCCGTGAAGCTTTTGACTTCCAAAATGGCAGATGCTATCTTAGAAGTGAAACAAGGGGAAGAAACAGAAGTAGTTGAAGAAGAAGCAAATGAAGCTGTTGCTGAAGAAGAAGCAGCTGAAGAAGTTTCAACTCAAGAGTAA
- the tsf gene encoding translation elongation factor Ts — MAITAQMVKELREKTGAGMMDCKKALQETNGDIEQAIDFLREKGMAKAAKKADRVAAEGLTHIEVEGNKAAIIEVNCETDFVTKNDQFKQLLSELGKHIVANEPATVEEALQQKLHGDGETVESVITNAVAKIGEKISLRRFEVLEKTDNDAFGAYLHMGGTIGVLSLLEGTTDEQVGKDIAMHVAAVNPRYVTRDEVAEEEVNREREVLKTQALNEGKPENIVEKMVEGRLGKFFEDIVLLEQSFVKDPDQKVKKYVADKGAAVKTFVRYEVGEGMEKREENFAEEVMSQIKK, encoded by the coding sequence ATGGCTATTACTGCACAAATGGTTAAAGAATTACGTGAAAAAACTGGTGCTGGAATGATGGATTGTAAAAAAGCACTACAAGAAACGAATGGTGATATTGAACAGGCAATTGATTTTCTTCGTGAAAAAGGAATGGCGAAAGCTGCGAAAAAAGCAGATCGTGTAGCAGCAGAAGGATTAACTCATATTGAGGTTGAAGGTAATAAAGCTGCAATAATTGAAGTTAATTGTGAAACTGACTTTGTTACAAAAAACGATCAGTTCAAACAATTGTTAAGTGAGCTTGGTAAGCATATTGTTGCAAATGAACCAGCGACAGTTGAAGAAGCTCTTCAACAAAAACTTCATGGAGATGGAGAAACAGTTGAATCTGTAATCACAAACGCAGTTGCAAAAATTGGTGAGAAAATTTCCTTACGTCGTTTTGAAGTACTAGAAAAAACTGATAACGATGCATTTGGTGCTTACTTGCACATGGGTGGTACTATTGGTGTACTATCATTGTTAGAAGGTACTACAGATGAACAAGTTGGAAAAGATATCGCTATGCACGTTGCAGCAGTAAATCCTCGTTATGTAACTCGTGATGAAGTTGCTGAAGAAGAAGTGAATCGTGAACGTGAAGTGTTGAAAACACAAGCATTAAATGAAGGTAAACCAGAGAATATTGTTGAGAAAATGGTTGAAGGTCGTCTTGGTAAATTCTTTGAAGACATCGTATTATTAGAACAAAGCTTCGTTAAAGATCCAGACCAAAAAGTGAAAAAATATGTAGCTGATAAAGGTGCGGCTGTAAAAACATTTGTTCGTTATGAAGTAGGCGAAGGAATGGAAAAACGCGAAGAAAACTTCGCTGAAGAAGTAATGAGTCAAATTAAAAAATAG
- the pyrH gene encoding UMP kinase, with product MTTARYNRVVLKLSGEALSGDQGYGIDPKVIQSISKQVKEVADLGVEVAIVVGGGNIWRGKVGSEMGMDRASADYMGMLATIMNSLALQDGLETIDVETRVQTSIEMRQVAEPYIRRKAIRHLEKKRVVIFAAGTGNPYFSTDTTAALRAAEIEAEVILMAKNNVDGVYTDDPKLNKSAKKYESLTYLEMLNEGLGVMDSTASSLCMDNNIPLIVFSIMEEGNIKRVVQGETIGTTIRGK from the coding sequence ATGACGACAGCACGTTACAATAGAGTTGTGTTAAAATTAAGTGGAGAAGCTTTAAGTGGTGATCAAGGATATGGAATCGACCCAAAAGTAATCCAATCCATTTCAAAGCAAGTAAAAGAGGTTGCTGACCTTGGTGTTGAAGTAGCCATTGTTGTAGGTGGAGGTAATATTTGGAGAGGTAAAGTCGGTAGTGAGATGGGAATGGATCGTGCATCTGCTGATTATATGGGGATGCTTGCTACGATTATGAACTCTCTTGCATTACAAGATGGCTTAGAAACAATTGATGTTGAGACAAGAGTACAGACGTCCATTGAGATGAGACAAGTAGCAGAACCTTACATAAGAAGAAAAGCTATTCGCCATCTAGAGAAGAAACGTGTTGTCATTTTTGCAGCAGGAACGGGTAATCCATATTTCTCTACAGACACTACTGCCGCATTAAGAGCAGCTGAAATTGAAGCTGAAGTAATTTTAATGGCAAAGAATAATGTTGATGGAGTATACACTGATGACCCTAAGTTAAACAAGTCAGCTAAGAAATACGAATCGTTAACATATCTTGAGATGTTAAATGAAGGATTAGGTGTAATGGATTCAACAGCATCTTCATTATGTATGGATAATAACATTCCATTAATTGTATTCTCAATTATGGAAGAAGGAAACATTAAACGGGTCGTTCAAGGTGAGACGATCGGAACTACAATAAGGGGGAAATAA
- the frr gene encoding ribosome recycling factor, translating into MSASELKEMEQKMEQAVQALSKNLASVRAGRANPSILDSVFVDYYGASTPLNQLASVGAPEARLLTITPYDKSAIGDIEKAIQKADLGLSPSSDGNIIRINIPALTQERRKDLVKVVGKYSEEAKVQIRNIRRDTNDQLKKMEKNGDLTEDDLRGFQDDVQTSTNDYINKIDQLAKNKENEIMEV; encoded by the coding sequence ATGTCAGCTTCTGAATTAAAAGAAATGGAACAAAAGATGGAACAAGCGGTACAAGCTCTTTCTAAGAATTTAGCTTCCGTAAGAGCAGGACGTGCTAACCCAAGTATTTTAGATAGTGTATTTGTAGATTATTATGGTGCTTCTACACCTTTAAACCAATTAGCATCAGTTGGAGCTCCTGAAGCAAGACTTCTAACGATTACACCATATGATAAGTCTGCAATCGGTGATATCGAAAAAGCAATTCAAAAAGCAGACCTCGGCCTATCTCCTTCCAGTGATGGTAATATTATTCGAATTAACATTCCAGCTCTTACGCAAGAACGACGTAAAGACCTTGTTAAAGTGGTTGGAAAGTACTCAGAAGAAGCAAAAGTTCAAATTCGTAATATCCGTCGAGATACAAACGACCAGTTGAAAAAAATGGAGAAAAATGGTGACTTAACAGAAGATGATCTTCGAGGATTCCAAGATGATGTTCAAACTTCTACGAATGACTATATTAATAAAATTGATCAATTAGCTAAAAATAAAGAAAATGAAATTATGGAAGTTTAA
- a CDS encoding isoprenyl transferase: MSIKIPFLSKQVKETELEDWDNIPSHIAIIMDGNGRWAQKRGLPRIAGHREGVSTVNRIVKTAVNANVKVLTLYTFSTENWKRPKSEVDFILKLPKEFLHVYLPGLIENNVRVQTIGDFNAVPKHTQDAIEYAMEKTKDNDGLVLNFALNYGSRYEIIHAVKQIVQKTKASELDVEQLDESYFEKHLFTNGLSDPDLLIRTGGEYRLSNFMLWQLAYTEFWFTEKLWPEFDEDTFHQALMEYQQRKRRYGGI, translated from the coding sequence ATGTCTATCAAAATTCCTTTTTTATCAAAACAAGTAAAAGAAACGGAACTAGAAGATTGGGATAACATACCCAGTCATATTGCTATCATAATGGATGGAAACGGTCGTTGGGCACAAAAACGAGGGTTACCTAGGATTGCTGGACACAGAGAAGGCGTCTCTACTGTTAATCGAATCGTCAAAACCGCTGTCAATGCAAATGTAAAAGTATTAACACTTTACACATTTTCAACAGAGAACTGGAAACGGCCAAAATCTGAAGTGGATTTTATTTTAAAATTACCAAAAGAGTTCCTGCATGTATATTTACCAGGTTTAATAGAAAATAATGTTCGTGTACAAACAATTGGTGATTTTAATGCAGTACCTAAGCATACACAGGATGCGATAGAATATGCAATGGAGAAAACAAAGGACAACGATGGTTTAGTACTTAATTTTGCGCTAAACTATGGAAGTAGGTATGAAATCATACATGCAGTAAAACAAATAGTGCAAAAAACAAAAGCATCTGAACTAGACGTAGAACAATTGGATGAAAGCTATTTTGAAAAACATCTATTTACGAATGGTTTATCTGATCCAGATTTATTAATTCGTACTGGAGGAGAGTACCGTTTAAGTAACTTTATGCTTTGGCAGCTTGCTTATACGGAATTTTGGTTTACGGAAAAGCTCTGGCCGGAATTTGATGAAGATACATTTCATCAAGCGTTGATGGAATATCAACAACGAAAAAGGAGATACGGAGGTATATAA